A DNA window from Mycolicibacter terrae contains the following coding sequences:
- a CDS encoding tetratricopeptide repeat protein, whose protein sequence is MSEDPDAALTAAAFGGAPGRWPLPAATTPRQRWLRAVAAGGQGRYASATADLAALLRQTPAGPLASLAHSTRASFLRQLGRHDLARGLDGRALALALDEPEADPEATADALVGLAADALGVGRFAASAALLGRAGRAPHSPGPPRLAVRRNWVTAELAMVTGDGATAVRHAEQALELASEARDGMVRHRVKSQVVLAGALCCAGNPERARTVADAALDETGELGLVPLRWALACLLTDVGSATRTVEEVRSLRDEAAELVRYRGGRWQGD, encoded by the coding sequence ATGAGCGAGGACCCAGACGCGGCGTTGACTGCCGCCGCGTTCGGCGGTGCACCCGGCCGCTGGCCGTTGCCTGCCGCGACCACACCCCGGCAGCGGTGGCTGCGTGCGGTCGCCGCGGGCGGGCAGGGCCGTTACGCCAGCGCCACCGCCGATCTGGCGGCGCTGCTGCGGCAGACACCGGCCGGCCCGTTGGCCTCCCTGGCCCACAGCACGCGGGCGTCGTTCCTGCGCCAGCTCGGCAGGCACGATCTGGCCCGCGGCCTTGACGGCCGGGCACTGGCCCTGGCCCTCGACGAACCGGAAGCCGACCCCGAGGCCACCGCCGATGCCTTGGTGGGGCTGGCCGCCGACGCGCTGGGGGTGGGGCGCTTCGCGGCCTCGGCGGCGCTGCTGGGCCGGGCCGGCCGGGCCCCCCACTCGCCTGGTCCGCCGCGCCTGGCGGTGCGCCGGAACTGGGTGACGGCCGAGCTGGCGATGGTCACCGGTGACGGCGCCACCGCGGTGCGGCACGCCGAGCAGGCCCTGGAGCTGGCCTCCGAGGCCCGGGATGGCATGGTGCGCCATCGGGTGAAAAGTCAAGTGGTGCTGGCCGGCGCGCTGTGCTGTGCGGGGAACCCGGAACGGGCGCGCACGGTGGCCGACGCCGCGTTGGACGAGACCGGGGAGCTGGGCCTGGTTCCGCTGCGATGGGCGCTGGCGTGCCTGTTGACCGATGTGGGCAGTGCGACGCGGACGGTCGAGGAGGTGCGCAGCCTCCGCGATGAGGCCGCTGAGCTGGTGCGCTACCGGGGCGGAAGGTGGCAGGGCGACTGA
- a CDS encoding DUF5319 domain-containing protein has protein sequence MRDHLPPGLPPDPFADDPHDPSAALDAVEPGQPLDPQERTAVEADLADLAVYEALLAHRGIRGLVVCCDDCQQDHYHDWDMLRANLLQLLIDGTVRPHEPAYDPEPDSYVTWDYCRGYADASLNGATSEADGYR, from the coding sequence GTGCGTGACCACCTGCCACCGGGTTTGCCACCTGACCCGTTCGCCGACGATCCCCACGACCCGTCCGCTGCGCTGGACGCCGTCGAACCGGGCCAACCGCTGGATCCGCAGGAGCGGACCGCGGTCGAAGCCGATCTCGCCGACCTGGCGGTCTACGAGGCGCTCCTGGCGCATCGGGGAATCCGCGGCCTGGTGGTGTGCTGCGACGACTGCCAGCAGGACCACTACCACGACTGGGACATGCTGCGCGCCAACCTGCTGCAGCTGCTCATCGATGGCACCGTCCGCCCGCACGAACCGGCCTACGACCCGGAGCCGGACAGCTACGTGACCTGGGATTACTGCCGCGGTTACGCCGACGCGTCGCTCAACGGAGCGACCTCGGAGGCCGACGGCTACCGCTGA
- the guaB gene encoding IMP dehydrogenase, whose translation MSYPAGPLDDAAPTGVPSGGHPDKIAMLGLTFDDVLLLPAASDVVPANADTSSRLTRKIRLKVPLVSSAMDTVTEARMAIAMARAGGMGVLHRNLPVTEQAGQVETVKRSEAGMVTDPVTCTPENTLAEVDALCARFRISGLPVVDSLGQLVGIITNRDMRFEVDQNKPVAEVMTKTPLITAQEGVSADAALGLLRRHKIEKLPIVDGHGKLTGLITVKDFVKTEQHPNATKDSDGRLLVGAAVGVGADAWVRAMTLADAGVDVLVVDTAHAHNRLVLDMVGKLKAEVGERVEVVGGNVATRSGAAALVEAGADAVKVGVGPGSICTTRVVAGVGAPQITAIMEAVAVCQPAGVPVIADGGLQYSGDIAKALAAGASTAMLGSLLAGTAESPGELIFVNGKQFKSYRGMGSLGAMQGRGGAKSYSKDRYFQDDALSEDKLVPEGIEGRVPFRGPLTTVIHQLTGGLRAAMGYTGSSTIEQLQQAQFVRITAAGLKESHPHDITMTVEAPNYYVH comes from the coding sequence ATGTCGTATCCCGCGGGCCCGCTCGATGATGCGGCGCCGACCGGCGTCCCGTCCGGTGGGCATCCGGACAAGATCGCCATGCTCGGCCTGACCTTCGACGACGTCCTGCTGCTGCCTGCGGCCTCCGACGTGGTGCCGGCCAACGCCGACACCTCCAGCCGGCTTACCCGCAAGATCCGGCTCAAGGTGCCGCTGGTCAGCTCCGCCATGGACACCGTCACCGAGGCCCGGATGGCGATCGCGATGGCGCGCGCCGGCGGCATGGGTGTGCTGCACCGCAACCTGCCGGTCACCGAGCAGGCCGGCCAGGTCGAGACCGTGAAGCGCTCCGAGGCCGGGATGGTTACCGACCCGGTCACCTGCACCCCGGAGAACACGCTGGCCGAGGTGGACGCGCTGTGCGCGCGGTTCCGGATCTCCGGGCTGCCGGTGGTGGACTCCCTGGGCCAACTTGTTGGCATCATCACCAACCGGGACATGCGCTTCGAGGTCGACCAGAACAAGCCGGTCGCCGAGGTGATGACCAAGACGCCGCTGATCACCGCGCAGGAGGGGGTCTCCGCCGATGCGGCGCTGGGCCTGCTGCGCCGGCACAAGATCGAGAAGCTGCCGATCGTCGACGGCCACGGCAAGCTGACCGGGCTGATCACCGTCAAGGACTTCGTCAAGACCGAGCAGCACCCCAACGCCACCAAGGACAGTGACGGCCGGCTTTTGGTCGGCGCCGCGGTCGGGGTCGGCGCCGACGCGTGGGTGCGGGCGATGACGCTGGCCGACGCCGGAGTCGACGTGCTGGTCGTCGACACCGCGCACGCCCACAACCGGCTGGTACTCGACATGGTCGGCAAGCTCAAGGCCGAAGTGGGGGAGCGGGTCGAGGTGGTCGGAGGCAACGTGGCCACCCGGAGCGGTGCCGCCGCGCTGGTCGAGGCCGGCGCCGACGCGGTGAAGGTCGGGGTGGGCCCCGGTTCGATCTGCACCACCCGGGTGGTCGCCGGGGTGGGCGCCCCGCAGATCACCGCCATCATGGAGGCGGTAGCGGTATGTCAACCGGCCGGGGTGCCGGTGATCGCCGACGGCGGGCTGCAGTACTCCGGTGACATCGCCAAGGCGCTGGCCGCCGGGGCGTCGACGGCCATGCTCGGTTCGCTGCTGGCCGGTACCGCTGAGTCGCCCGGCGAGCTGATCTTCGTCAACGGCAAGCAGTTCAAGAGCTACCGCGGCATGGGTTCGCTCGGCGCCATGCAGGGCCGTGGCGGTGCCAAGTCCTACTCCAAGGACCGCTACTTCCAAGACGACGCGCTCTCCGAGGACAAGCTGGTGCCCGAGGGCATCGAGGGCCGGGTGCCGTTCCGCGGTCCGTTGACCACCGTCATCCACCAGCTGACCGGCGGCCTGCGGGCGGCGATGGGCTACACCGGGTCGTCGACCATCGAACAGCTGCAGCAGGCGCAGTTCGTGCGGATCACCGCCGCGGGGCTGAAGGAAAGTCATCCGCACGACATCACCATGACTGTGGAAGCGCCGAACTACTACGTGCACTGA
- a CDS encoding GuaB3 family IMP dehydrogenase-related protein — MRDMVEIGMGRTARRTYELDDINIVPSRRTRSSKDVSTAWQLDAYRFEIPVLAHPTDALVSPEFAIELGRLGGLGVLNGEGLIGRHADIETKVAQVVEVAAKEPEPEAAIRLLQQLHAAPLDPELLGAAVARISEAGVTTAVRVSPQNAAALTPALVAAGVDLLVIQGTIISAERVANDGEPLNLKTFISELDIPVVAGGVLDHRTALHLMRTGAAGVIVGYGSTSGVTTSDEVLGISVPMATAIADAAAARREYLDETGGRYVHVLADGDIHTSGDLAKAIACGADAVVLGTPLAAAAEAQGDGWYWPSAAAHPSLPRGALMQVAYGERPGLAQVLDGPSDDPFGSLNLVGGLRRSMAKAGYCDLKEFQKVGLTVGS, encoded by the coding sequence ATGCGTGACATGGTTGAGATCGGCATGGGCCGCACCGCCCGTCGCACCTACGAGCTCGACGACATCAACATCGTCCCGTCCCGGCGCACCCGCTCCTCCAAGGATGTATCGACGGCCTGGCAGCTCGACGCCTACCGCTTCGAGATCCCGGTGCTGGCCCATCCCACCGACGCGCTGGTGTCCCCGGAGTTCGCGATCGAACTGGGCCGCCTCGGCGGTCTGGGGGTGCTCAACGGCGAAGGCTTGATCGGCCGGCACGCCGACATCGAGACCAAGGTGGCCCAGGTCGTCGAGGTGGCGGCCAAGGAGCCGGAGCCCGAGGCGGCGATCCGGCTGCTGCAGCAGCTGCACGCCGCGCCGTTGGACCCCGAGCTGCTCGGCGCAGCGGTGGCGCGCATCAGCGAGGCCGGGGTGACCACCGCGGTGCGGGTGAGCCCGCAGAACGCCGCGGCGCTGACCCCGGCACTGGTGGCCGCCGGTGTCGACCTGCTGGTCATCCAGGGCACGATCATCTCCGCCGAGCGGGTCGCAAACGATGGTGAACCGCTGAACCTCAAGACGTTCATCTCCGAGCTCGACATCCCGGTGGTGGCCGGCGGCGTGCTCGACCACCGCACCGCACTGCACCTGATGCGCACCGGCGCGGCCGGGGTGATCGTCGGTTACGGCTCCACCTCGGGGGTGACCACTTCCGATGAAGTGCTGGGCATCTCGGTGCCGATGGCCACCGCGATCGCCGACGCCGCCGCGGCCCGCCGCGAATACCTCGACGAGACCGGCGGGCGTTACGTGCATGTGCTGGCCGACGGCGACATCCACACCTCCGGAGACCTGGCCAAGGCGATCGCCTGCGGTGCCGACGCGGTGGTGCTGGGTACGCCGCTGGCGGCGGCGGCCGAGGCGCAGGGCGACGGCTGGTACTGGCCGTCGGCCGCCGCGCACCCGTCCCTGCCGCGCGGCGCGCTGATGCAGGTCGCCTACGGGGAGCGGCCGGGGCTGGCGCAGGTGCTCGACGGTCCCTCGGATGACCCGTTCGGCTCGCTGAACCTGGTCGGCGGGTTGCGCCGGTCGATGGCCAAGGCCGGCTACTGCGACCTCAAGGAATTCCAGAAAGTCGGACTGACCGTCGGGAGCTGA
- a CDS encoding GMC family oxidoreductase: MRPDYDVLIIGSGFGGSVSALRLTEKGYRVGVLEAGRRYADADFAKNSWHLRDFLWAPKLGCYGIQRIHLLDNVMVLAGAGVGGGSLNYANTLYVPPEPFFADKQWAHITDWRAELMPHYDQAQRMLGVVKNPTFTDADRIIKQVADDMGVGDTFVPTPVGVFFGEGGEKTPGKTVADPYFGGAGPQRTGCIECGECMTGCRWGAKNTLVKNYLYLAESAGAQVHPMTTVTAFEQGGDGLWQVRTVRTGLRARRHRRTFTARYLILAAGTYNTQRLLFKMRDSGRLPGLSPKLGVLTRTNSESIVGAATLNVNPELDLTHGVAITSSIHPTADTHVEPVRYGKGSNAMGLLQTLMTDGAGPQGTDVPRWRQLVDQAREDPAHILRLLNPRQWSERTVIALVMQHLDNSITTFTKRGKLGFRRYSSKQGHGEPNPSWIPVGNEVTRRLAAKIDGVAGGTWGELFNIPLTAHFLGGAAIGDSPEHGVIDAYQRVYGYPTLAVMDGAAVSANLGVNPSLSITAQAERAASLWPNKGETDQRPAQGEPYRRLDPIAPKNPAVPDQAVGALRWASGIA, encoded by the coding sequence ATGCGGCCGGATTACGACGTACTGATCATCGGTTCGGGTTTCGGTGGCAGCGTCAGCGCGCTGCGACTGACCGAGAAGGGTTATCGCGTAGGCGTTTTGGAGGCGGGACGCCGCTACGCCGACGCGGACTTCGCCAAGAACTCCTGGCACCTGCGTGATTTCCTGTGGGCGCCGAAGCTCGGTTGCTACGGCATCCAGCGAATCCACCTGCTCGACAATGTGATGGTGCTGGCCGGGGCGGGGGTGGGCGGCGGTTCGCTGAACTACGCCAACACGCTCTACGTGCCGCCCGAGCCGTTCTTCGCCGACAAGCAGTGGGCGCACATCACCGACTGGCGTGCCGAGCTCATGCCGCACTACGACCAGGCGCAGCGGATGCTCGGGGTGGTCAAGAACCCGACGTTCACCGACGCCGACCGCATCATCAAGCAGGTCGCCGACGACATGGGGGTCGGTGACACGTTCGTGCCCACGCCGGTCGGGGTGTTCTTCGGGGAGGGCGGGGAGAAGACCCCGGGCAAGACGGTGGCCGACCCGTACTTCGGCGGCGCCGGCCCGCAGCGCACCGGCTGCATCGAGTGCGGCGAGTGCATGACGGGCTGCCGCTGGGGCGCCAAGAACACCCTGGTGAAGAACTACCTGTATCTGGCGGAATCCGCCGGCGCACAAGTGCATCCGATGACGACTGTGACCGCCTTCGAGCAGGGCGGCGATGGACTGTGGCAGGTGCGCACGGTGCGCACCGGCCTGCGGGCACGCCGGCATCGCAGGACCTTCACCGCGCGGTATCTGATTTTGGCCGCCGGCACCTACAACACCCAGCGGCTGCTGTTCAAGATGCGGGACAGCGGAAGACTGCCCGGGTTGTCCCCGAAGCTGGGCGTGCTGACCCGCACCAACTCCGAGTCCATCGTCGGAGCGGCGACGCTGAACGTCAACCCGGAGCTGGACCTGACTCACGGCGTGGCGATCACCTCCTCGATCCATCCCACCGCCGACACCCACGTCGAACCGGTCCGCTACGGCAAGGGCTCCAACGCGATGGGTCTGCTGCAGACCCTGATGACCGACGGCGCGGGTCCGCAGGGGACCGACGTTCCGCGCTGGCGGCAGCTGGTGGACCAGGCCCGCGAGGACCCCGCGCACATCCTGCGGCTGCTGAACCCCAGGCAGTGGAGCGAGCGCACCGTGATCGCGCTGGTCATGCAGCACCTGGACAACTCGATCACCACCTTCACCAAACGCGGCAAGTTGGGCTTCCGCCGCTACTCCAGCAAGCAGGGCCACGGCGAACCGAACCCGAGCTGGATCCCGGTCGGCAACGAGGTCACCCGCCGCCTCGCGGCCAAGATCGACGGGGTGGCCGGAGGGACCTGGGGCGAGCTGTTCAACATCCCGCTCACCGCGCACTTCCTGGGCGGGGCGGCGATCGGGGACAGTCCCGAGCACGGTGTCATCGACGCCTACCAGCGGGTGTACGGCTACCCGACGCTGGCGGTGATGGACGGCGCGGCGGTCTCGGCCAACCTCGGCGTCAACCCGTCGCTGTCGATCACCGCCCAGGCCGAACGGGCCGCGTCACTGTGGCCGAACAAGGGCGAGACCGACCAGCGGCCGGCCCAGGGCGAGCCCTACCGGCGACTGGACCCGATCGCGCCGAAGAACCCGGCGGTGCCCGACCAGGCCGTCGGCGCGCTGCGCTGGGCCTCGGGCATCGCCTGA
- a CDS encoding glycoside hydrolase family 65 protein: MIPDDHFPIEPWQLREARLDLDLLGQTESLFTLSNGHIGLRGNLDEGEPYGLPGTYLNSFYEVRPLPYAEAGFGYPQAGQTVVDVTNGKIIRLMVDDEPFDVRYGELIDHERVLDMRAGTLTRRVHWHSPAGKQVKVHSVRLVSLAQRSVAAIEYVVEAVNEFVRVTVQSELVANEDQPPTSGDPRVAAILDNPLEAVERETTDRGAVLVHRTRASGLMMAAAMHHDIEVPGRVQVSTMAISDVAATTVVCGLRPGQKLRIVKYLAYGWSSERSRPALRDQAVAGLTGARYSGWQGLLDAQRAYLDEFWDGADVEVDGDPDCQQAVRFALFHLLQASARAERRAIPSKGLTGTGYDGHTFWDTEGFILPVLTYTAPHAAADALRWRSTTLDLARDRATELGLAGAAFPWRTIRGQECSGYWPAGTAAWHINADIAAAFEQYRIVTGDGCLEAECGLAVLVETARLWRSLGHHDRHGVWHLSGVTGPDEYTAIVRDNVFTNLMAAHNLRTAAEACARHPDAAHELDVTTEEMAGWRDAADATHIPYDEELGVHPQCDGFTSAAEWDFDNRTTYPLLLNEPYVRLYPAQVVKQADILLAMHWRSHLFSPEEKARNVDYYERRTVRDSSLSACTQAVMCAEVGHLELAHDYTYETAFVDLRDLHDNTREGLHLAALAGTWLSLVAGFGGLRDDEGVLALDPALPEGISRLRFRLRWRGFRVTVCATDNDVTYTLRDGPDGRLMIHHGGKELELTTQSPTTVPARRREPLLPPPQQPPGREPNHRRHVAR, encoded by the coding sequence ATGATTCCTGACGACCATTTTCCGATCGAACCGTGGCAGCTCCGCGAAGCCCGGCTCGACCTGGATCTGCTCGGGCAGACCGAATCCCTGTTCACGCTGTCCAACGGGCACATCGGGTTGCGCGGCAACCTCGACGAGGGCGAGCCCTACGGCCTGCCCGGCACCTACCTGAATTCGTTCTACGAGGTGCGGCCGCTGCCCTACGCCGAAGCCGGGTTCGGCTATCCGCAAGCCGGCCAGACCGTCGTCGACGTGACCAACGGCAAGATCATCCGGCTGATGGTCGACGACGAGCCGTTCGACGTCCGCTACGGCGAACTGATCGACCACGAGCGCGTCCTCGACATGCGGGCGGGCACCCTGACCCGACGCGTGCACTGGCACTCCCCGGCGGGCAAACAGGTCAAGGTGCACTCGGTCCGGCTGGTCTCGCTGGCCCAGCGCAGCGTCGCGGCAATCGAATACGTCGTCGAGGCGGTCAACGAATTCGTGCGTGTGACAGTGCAATCCGAGCTGGTCGCCAACGAGGACCAACCGCCGACCTCGGGCGACCCGCGAGTCGCGGCGATCCTGGATAACCCGTTGGAGGCCGTGGAACGGGAGACCACCGACCGCGGCGCGGTGCTGGTGCACCGCACCCGGGCCAGTGGGCTGATGATGGCCGCGGCGATGCACCACGACATCGAGGTGCCCGGCCGGGTCCAGGTCAGCACCATGGCGATTTCCGACGTGGCGGCGACCACCGTGGTGTGCGGGCTGCGCCCGGGACAGAAGCTGCGGATCGTCAAGTACCTGGCCTACGGCTGGTCCAGCGAGCGGTCCCGGCCCGCGCTGCGCGACCAGGCCGTCGCCGGGCTGACCGGAGCCCGCTACAGCGGCTGGCAGGGCCTGCTCGACGCCCAGCGGGCCTACCTCGACGAGTTCTGGGACGGCGCCGACGTCGAGGTCGACGGCGACCCGGATTGCCAGCAGGCGGTCCGCTTCGCGCTGTTCCACCTGCTGCAGGCCAGCGCTCGCGCCGAACGCCGGGCGATTCCCAGCAAGGGCCTGACCGGCACCGGCTATGACGGTCACACCTTTTGGGACACCGAGGGTTTCATCCTTCCGGTGCTGACCTACACCGCTCCGCACGCGGCGGCCGATGCACTGCGCTGGCGGTCGACGACACTCGATCTGGCCCGGGATCGGGCCACCGAACTCGGGCTGGCCGGGGCGGCGTTCCCGTGGCGGACGATCCGTGGCCAGGAGTGCTCGGGATACTGGCCGGCCGGGACGGCGGCCTGGCACATCAACGCCGACATCGCGGCGGCGTTCGAGCAGTACCGGATCGTCACCGGGGACGGTTGCCTGGAGGCGGAGTGCGGGCTGGCGGTGCTGGTCGAGACCGCACGGCTGTGGCGGTCACTGGGTCACCACGACCGGCACGGCGTGTGGCACCTGTCCGGAGTGACCGGACCCGACGAGTACACCGCGATCGTCCGGGACAACGTGTTCACCAATCTGATGGCCGCCCACAACCTGCGCACCGCCGCCGAGGCGTGCGCACGCCATCCCGATGCCGCCCACGAGCTGGATGTCACCACCGAGGAGATGGCCGGCTGGCGAGACGCGGCCGACGCGACGCACATCCCCTACGATGAGGAACTCGGCGTGCACCCGCAGTGCGACGGGTTCACCTCCGCCGCGGAGTGGGACTTCGACAACCGGACCACCTACCCGTTGCTGCTCAACGAACCCTATGTGCGGCTCTACCCGGCCCAGGTGGTCAAGCAGGCCGACATCCTGCTGGCCATGCACTGGCGCAGCCACCTGTTCAGCCCCGAAGAGAAGGCCCGCAACGTCGACTACTACGAGCGGCGCACGGTGCGGGACTCGTCACTGTCGGCCTGTACCCAGGCGGTGATGTGCGCCGAGGTGGGGCATCTGGAACTGGCCCACGACTACACCTACGAAACCGCCTTCGTCGACCTGCGCGATCTGCACGACAACACCCGCGAAGGGCTGCACCTGGCGGCGCTGGCCGGGACATGGCTCTCGCTGGTGGCCGGGTTCGGCGGCCTGCGTGACGACGAAGGCGTGCTGGCGCTGGATCCGGCTCTGCCGGAGGGGATCTCACGCCTTCGATTCCGGTTGCGTTGGCGGGGGTTCCGCGTCACGGTCTGTGCCACCGACAACGACGTCACCTACACGCTGCGCGACGGGCCCGACGGCCGGCTGATGATTCACCACGGCGGCAAGGAACTCGAACTGACCACGCAGTCACCCACGACGGTGCCGGCGCGCCGGCGCGAACCGCTGCTGCCGCCGCCGCAGCAGCCGCCCGGCCGCGAACCCAACCACCGGCGCCACGTCGCGCGGTGA
- a CDS encoding beta-phosphoglucomutase family hydrolase, which translates to MVKWTQPEPEGRASMVLGLPDTVRACLFDLDGVLTDTAGVHTRAWKSMFDSYLSARAERTGAPFVPFDPVDDYLRFVDGRKRDDGVRTFLASRDIVLPEGGDDDPPDAETVHGLGNRKNEAFRATLQADGVEVFAGSRRYLAAVTAAGLATAVVSASANAGEVLAITGLDKFIAQRVDGVTLRTEHIAGKPAPDSFLRAAQLLGVAPAAAAVFEDALSGVAAGRAGGFGYVVGVDRVGQAEDLRSHGADVVVTDLEELLRRQADDS; encoded by the coding sequence ATGGTGAAGTGGACACAGCCCGAGCCGGAAGGGAGAGCGTCCATGGTGCTGGGCCTGCCCGACACGGTGCGCGCCTGCCTGTTCGACCTCGACGGCGTGCTCACCGACACCGCCGGCGTGCACACCCGAGCCTGGAAGAGCATGTTCGACAGTTATCTGTCGGCGCGCGCCGAGCGCACCGGTGCGCCGTTCGTGCCGTTCGACCCGGTGGACGACTATCTGCGATTCGTCGACGGCCGGAAACGCGACGACGGGGTGCGCACCTTTCTGGCCAGCCGCGACATCGTGCTGCCCGAAGGCGGCGACGACGACCCGCCCGACGCCGAAACCGTGCACGGTTTGGGCAATCGCAAGAACGAGGCGTTTCGGGCGACGCTGCAGGCCGACGGGGTGGAGGTGTTCGCCGGCTCGCGACGCTACCTGGCGGCGGTCACCGCGGCGGGCCTGGCCACCGCGGTGGTGTCGGCCAGCGCCAACGCCGGCGAGGTGCTGGCGATCACCGGCCTGGACAAGTTCATCGCGCAGCGTGTCGACGGCGTGACACTGCGCACCGAACACATCGCGGGCAAGCCGGCCCCGGACTCGTTCCTACGGGCGGCGCAGCTGCTCGGTGTGGCACCCGCGGCGGCCGCGGTATTCGAAGATGCACTATCGGGGGTGGCGGCCGGACGGGCCGGCGGGTTTGGATACGTGGTGGGCGTCGATCGGGTGGGTCAGGCCGAAGACCTGCGCAGCCACGGCGCCGATGTCGTCGTCACCGATCTGGAGGAACTGTTGCGAAGGCAAGCCGATGATTCCTGA
- the guaA gene encoding glutamine-hydrolyzing GMP synthase: MSSPSSHPVLVIDFGAQYAQLIARRIREARVFSEVVPHTATVEEIAARNPRAIVLSGGPASVYADGAPRLDPALFDLEVPVFGICYGFQAMAAALGGTVERTGTSEYGRTELKVTGGELHSGFPDTQPVWMSHGDAVTDVPDGFAVVATTAGAPVAAFENRARRLAGVQYHPEVIHTPYGQRVLSRFLHEFAGIDAAWTPANIADALIEQVRSEIGDGHAICGLSGGVDSAVAAALVQRAIGDRLTCVFVDHGLLRAGEREQVQEDFVAATGARLVTVDAAEVFLDALAGVSDPEGKRKIIGRQFIRAFEGAVRDLAADEEINFLVQGTLYPDVVESGGGAGTANIKSHHNVGGLPDDLKFTLVEPLRLLFKDEVRAVGRELGLPEVIVGRQPFPGPGLGIRIVGEVTSERLATLRQADAIAREELTTAGLDHQIWQCPVVLLADIRSVGVQGDGRTYGHPIVLRPVSSEDAMTADWTRVPYEVLERISTRITNEVAEVNRVVLDITSKPPGTIEWE, encoded by the coding sequence GTGTCGTCCCCATCGTCTCACCCCGTGTTGGTCATCGACTTCGGCGCGCAGTATGCCCAACTGATCGCCCGCCGGATCCGGGAGGCGCGGGTGTTCTCCGAGGTCGTCCCGCACACCGCGACCGTCGAGGAGATCGCCGCGCGCAACCCGCGGGCGATCGTGCTGTCCGGCGGGCCGGCCAGTGTCTACGCCGACGGCGCCCCCCGGCTCGATCCGGCGCTGTTCGACCTCGAGGTGCCGGTGTTCGGCATCTGCTACGGCTTCCAGGCCATGGCGGCCGCACTGGGCGGCACCGTCGAGCGCACCGGCACCAGTGAGTACGGCCGCACCGAGCTGAAAGTCACCGGCGGCGAACTCCATTCGGGCTTCCCGGACACCCAGCCGGTGTGGATGAGCCACGGCGACGCGGTGACCGACGTGCCGGACGGGTTCGCGGTGGTGGCCACCACCGCCGGCGCCCCGGTGGCCGCGTTCGAGAACCGGGCCCGCCGGCTGGCCGGGGTGCAGTACCACCCGGAGGTGATCCACACCCCCTACGGGCAGCGGGTGCTCAGCCGGTTCCTGCACGAGTTCGCCGGCATCGATGCGGCCTGGACACCTGCCAACATCGCCGACGCGCTGATCGAGCAGGTGCGCTCGGAGATCGGTGACGGTCACGCCATCTGCGGACTGTCCGGCGGGGTGGATTCCGCGGTGGCCGCGGCGCTGGTGCAGCGCGCCATCGGTGACCGGCTGACGTGTGTGTTCGTCGATCACGGGCTGTTGCGCGCCGGGGAGCGTGAGCAGGTGCAGGAGGACTTCGTCGCCGCCACCGGGGCAAGGCTGGTCACGGTGGACGCCGCCGAGGTATTCCTCGACGCGTTGGCGGGGGTGTCCGATCCCGAGGGCAAGCGAAAGATCATCGGCCGGCAGTTCATTCGCGCCTTCGAGGGCGCGGTGCGTGATCTGGCCGCCGATGAGGAGATCAACTTCCTGGTGCAGGGCACGCTGTATCCGGACGTGGTGGAATCCGGTGGGGGCGCCGGCACCGCGAACATCAAGAGCCACCACAACGTCGGCGGACTGCCCGATGATCTGAAGTTCACTCTCGTCGAGCCGCTGCGGCTGCTGTTCAAGGACGAAGTGCGCGCGGTCGGGCGTGAATTGGGGCTGCCGGAGGTGATCGTGGGGCGCCAGCCGTTCCCGGGCCCGGGGCTGGGGATCCGGATCGTCGGCGAGGTCACTTCTGAGCGGTTGGCGACACTACGCCAGGCCGACGCGATAGCCCGCGAGGAGTTGACCACCGCCGGTCTGGACCACCAGATCTGGCAGTGCCCGGTGGTGCTGCTTGCCGACATCCGCTCGGTCGGGGTGCAGGGTGACGGCCGCACCTACGGGCATCCGATCGTGTTGCGGCCGGTGTCCAGTGAGGACGCCATGACCGCCGACTGGACCCGGGTGCCCTATGAGGTGCTGGAGCGCATCTCCACCCGGATCACCAACGAGGTTGCCGAGGTCAACCGGGTCGTGCTGGACATCACCAGCAAACCGCCGGGGACCATCGAGTGGGAGTAG